A single region of the Salvia splendens isolate huo1 chromosome 18, SspV2, whole genome shotgun sequence genome encodes:
- the LOC121777972 gene encoding long-chain-alcohol oxidase FAO1-like, which translates to MDRKGHPTLRGGRRETKYSHGYPPSELEALASISEAFIPAISYQDYTKGDSPSKAVASFYQSSASRYPVPDEVAEVVAKRGFFETRILVRGLLKILSTRIGTLLMCGSLSVGSEWPYLKKFSEISLEKREKVVQKWLQHCFITPLRLAFVFLKFMVLLVFYSQVGEDSRNPAWKAIGYEVDEDEKSSTFFPEERPLEKGIIETRDETDFSFPSSVAEKGLKVTADKVCKIECDVVIVGSGCGGGVAAANLASKGFKVVVLEKGNYYTSRDYSALEGPSMKELYESGGVLASLDGNVMLLAGSTVGGGSAVNWSASIKTPKSVLDEWSDLPLFASSDYSDAMERVCERIGVTEDCDRESFQNQILRRGCEKLGLKADRVPRNSPSGHYCGSCCYGCIRGEKRGTDTTWLVDAVNAGAVIVSGCEAERFLMEDRDGSTRKRCIGVIARSTNEEMRRKILIEARVTISACGALLTPPLLIASGLRNPNIGRNLHLHPVLMAWGYFPETESDLEGKINEGGIITSLHKVIDDDNNNDNNVPNVRAIIESPILGPGSFAALRPWKSGAEAKEDLLKYSRTAHLFSMIRDKGTGEVTRPGRISYKMDNSEDKENMRAGLRRALRILVAAGATEVGTHQSDGQRMRCGGVSEGEVEGFLERVVAGEGPKSMVKNWTTYCSAHQMGSCRMGVDEREGGVDGNGESWEAEGLFVCDASVLPGALGVNPMITIQSTAYCISNGIAERFKM; encoded by the exons ATGGATAGAAAAGGTCATCCAACACTTAGAGGTGGAAGAAGAGAAACAAAATACAGCCATGGATACCCTCCTTCTGAGCTAGAAGCACTAGCTAGCATCTCCGAGGCTTTCATACCCGCAATTTCGTATCAAGATTACACGAAGGGCGATTCCCCGAGCAAGGCCGTCGCCTCCTTCTACCAATCCTCCGCCTCTCGGTACCCAGTGCCCGACGag GTGGCTGAGGTGGTGGCGAAGAGGGGATTCTTTGAAACCCGAATATTGGTGAGAGGTTTGTTGAAAATCCTATCGACGAGAATTGGGACGTTGTTGATGTGTGGAAGCCTTAGCGTTGGGAGTGAGTGGCCATATTTGAAGAAATTCTCAGAGATATCTTTGGAGAAGAGGGAGAAAGTTGTGCAGAAATGGCTGCAGCATTGCTTCATCACACCTCTCAGGCTTGCCTTTGTGTTCCTCAAGTTCATGGTTTTGCTTGTTTTCTACTCTCAG GTCGGAGAAGATTCTAGAAATCCGGCGTGGAAAGCGATAGGTTATGAGGTTGACGAAGATGAGAAATCTTCGACCTTCTTCCCCGAAGAGAGGCCTCTGGAGAAGGGAATAATCGAAACAAGAGACGAGACCGATTTCTCCTTCCCCAGCTCTGTGGCGGAGAAAGGCCTGAAAGTGACCGCAGACAAGGTGTGCAAAATCGAATGCGACGTCGTAATCGTCGGCTCCGGCTGCGGCGGTGGCGTCGCAGCGGCGAATCTAGCCAGCAAGGGTTTCAAAGTGGTTGTCCTCGAGAAGGGGAATTACTACACCAGCAGAGACTATTCCGCCCTCGAAGGCCCCTCGATGAAGGAGCTCTACGAATCCGGCGGGGTACTGGCGAGCTTAGACGGAAACGTGATGCTTCTCGCCGGATCCACCGTCGGAGGAGGCTCCGCCGTGAACTGGTCCGCCAGCATCAAAACGCCTAAATCCGTGCTCGACGAGTGGTCAGATCTGCCGCTGTTCGCGAGCTCCGACTACTCCGATGCGATGGAGAGAGTGTGCGAGAGAATCGGCGTGACGGAGGATTGCGATCGGGAGAGTTTCCAGAATCAGATCCTCCGCCGCGGATGCGAGAAGCTCGGATTGAAAGCCGATCGAGTGCCGCGGAATTCGCCGAGCGGCCACTACTGCGGATCCTGCTGCTACGGCTGCATCAGAGGGGAGAAGAGAGGCACCGACACCACCTGGCTCGTCGACGCCGTGAACGCCGGCGCGGTCATCGTCTCCGGCTGTGAAGCGGAGCGGTTTCTGATGGAGGATCGCGACGGATCGACGCGGAAACGCTGCATCGGAGTTATCGCCAGATCTACTAATGAAGAGATGAGGAGGAAGATCCTGATCGAAGCTAGGGTTACAATCTCTGCTTGCGGCGCGCTTTTAACACCTCCTCTGTTAATCGCGAGTGGTTTGAGAAACCCTAACATCGGCCGGAATCTCCACCTCCACCCGGTGCTGATGGCGTGGGGATACTTCCCGGAGACGGAATCCGATCTCGAAGGGAAAATCAACGAAGGAGGCATAATCACATCGCTACACAAAGTAATCGACGACGACAACAACAACGATAACAATGTACCAAATGTGAGAGCTATAATAGAGTCTCCAATCCTCGGCCCAGGGTCATTCGCGGCCCTACGGCCGTGGAAGTCAGGGGCCGAGGCGAAGGAGGATCTACTAAAGTACTCACGCACGGCCCACCTTTTCTCGATGATTCGAGACAAGGGGACCGGGGAGGTTACCAGGCCAGGGCGGATAAGTTATAAGATGGATAACAGTGAGGACAAGGAAAACATGAGGGCGGGGCTGAGGCGGGCGCTGCGGATACTAGTGGCGGCCGGGGCAACGGAGGTGGGGACGCATCAGAGCGATGGACAGAGGATGAGGTGCGGAGGGGTGAGCGAGGGGGAGGTGGAGGGGTTTCTGGAGAGGGTGGTGGCGGGGGAGGGGCCGAAGTCGATGGTGAAGAATTGGACGACGTATTGTTCGGCGCATCAGATGGGGAGCTGCAGGATGGGGGTGGATGAGAGGGAGGGTGGAGTTGATGGAAATGGGGAGAGTTGGGAAGCAGAGGGGCTGTTTGTGTGTGATGCAAGTGTGCTACCTGGGGCACTTGGTGTGAATCCTATGATCACAATTCAATCAACTGCCTATTGCATCTCTAATGGGATTGCTGAGAGATTCAAGATGTGA
- the LOC121775726 gene encoding nascent polypeptide-associated complex subunit beta-like — MNVEKLMKMAGSVRTGGKGTMRRKKKSVHKTTTTDDKRLQSTLKRIGVNAIPAIEEVNIFKEDVVIQFVNPKVQASISANTWVVSGTPQNKKLQDILPQIINQLGPDNLENLKKLAEQFQKQMPAGAASGAAEDDDDDVPELVAGETFEAAAEEGHAHTS; from the exons ATGAATGTCGAGAAATTAATGAAGATGGCCGGTTCGGTCCGGACCGGGGGGAAGGGTACAATGAGAAG AAAGAAGAAGTCTGTTCACAAGACGACCACAACAGATGACAAGAGGCTTCAAAGTACCTTAAAGAGAATAGGAGTGAATGCCATACCTGCAATTGAGGAAGttaatatcttcaaggaagatGTAGTTATACAGTTTGTCAACCCTAAAG TGCAAGCATCTATTTCAGCCAACACCTGGGTTGTTAGCGGCACTCCTCAGAACAAGA AATTGCAGGACATCCTTCCTCAAATTATCAATCAATTGG GCCCGGATAACTTGGAGAACTTGAAAAAATTAGCAGAACAGTTCCAGAAGCAGATGCCGGCTGGTGCGGCTTCTGGTGCTGCAGAAGATGACGATGACGATGTACCAGAACTTGTAGCTGGTGAGACATTTGAAGCTGCTGCAGAGGAGGGACACGCCCATACCTCTTAA